In Oncorhynchus gorbuscha isolate QuinsamMale2020 ecotype Even-year linkage group LG02, OgorEven_v1.0, whole genome shotgun sequence, a single genomic region encodes these proteins:
- the LOC123994472 gene encoding olfactory receptor 1052-like: protein MNSTQSSPVAFFIIQGLASLGEKKMVLFIIFLLAYTVILGGNIMIIYLVRTDPKLGSPMYFFLHNLSIVDMIYTTVTIPNMLSGFLTEVKTVSVPGCFLQMYCFIHMSVTGRALLTAMAYDRYVAICNPLRYAAVMTRPVCLLLIIGAWTFGAMCTFPNTSMAVQRSYCGPNVVRHCWCDPSSVRLLVCGDTQVDSIVSLSFALVALLTTGVLILTSYILIGVKIAKMGAAERLKAFSTCAAHLTVVSISYSSASFVYISYRVGNFSPEVRIIVSVLYSALTPFLNPMIYSLRNKELRVAIKRAFCRHRRLTAEPQNTQHTILTAKHSIQAPLK from the exons ATGAACAGCACCCAGTCCAGCCCTGTCGCCTTCTTCATCATCCAGGGCCTGGCCAGTCTGGGGGAGAAGAAGATGGTCCTGTTTATCATCTTCCTGCTGGCCTACACCGTCATCCtaggtggaaacatcatgatcATCTACCTG GTCCGGACCGACCCGAAGCTGGGCTCCCCCATGTACTTCTTCCTCCACAACCTGTCCATCGTGGACATGATTTACACAACGGTCACCATCCCTAACATGTTGTCAGGCTTCCTGACTGAGGTCAAGACTGTGTCCGTCCCCGGATGCTTCCTCCAGATGTACTGTTTCATCCACATGTCTGTTACCGGCCGCGCCCTGCTGACCGCTATGGCCTACGACCGCTATGTGGCCATCTGTAATCCTCTCCGCTATGCCGCTGTGATGACCCGCCCCGTCTGCCTGCTACTCATCATTGGGGCATGGACCTTCGGTGCCATGTGCACCTTCCCAAACACTAGCATGGCAGTACAGCGTTCATACTGTGGACCCAATGTGGTGCGCCACTGCTGGTGTGACCCGTCCTCAGTGAGGCTGCTGGTGTGTGGGGACACTCAGGTGGACAGCATCGTGTCACTGTCTTTTGCCCTCGTAGCGCTGCTCACCACGGGTGTGCTCATCCTCACTTCCTACATCCTCATCGGTGTGAAGATAGCTAAAATGGGCGCTGCAGAGCGACTGAAGGCGTTTAGCACCTGTGCCGCCCACCTGACGGTTGTGTCCATTTCTTACAGCTCTGCCTCATTTGTCTATATCTCCTACCGTGTGGGAAACTTCTCTCCAGAG GTGCGTATCATCGTGTCGGTGCTGTACTCGGCTCTGACTCCTTTCCTGAACCCGATGATCTACAGCCTGAGGAACAAGGAGCTCAGAGTGGCCATCAAGAGGGCCTTCTGCCGACACAGACGTCTCACTGCAGAGCCGCAAAACACTCAACACACTATCCTGACAGCAAAACATTCAATTCAAGCTCCTTTAAAATAG